In one uncultured Devosia sp. genomic region, the following are encoded:
- the rpmE gene encoding 50S ribosomal protein L31 has protein sequence MKADTHPDYHTITVVMTDGTKYETRSTYGKAGDTLQLDIDPKTHPAWTGGTGQLLDRGGRVSRFKERFKGLGL, from the coding sequence ATGAAGGCTGATACCCATCCGGACTACCACACCATCACTGTGGTCATGACCGACGGCACCAAGTACGAGACCCGTTCGACCTACGGCAAGGCAGGCGATACCCTGCAGCTCGACATCGACCCCAAGACCCACCCGGCATGGACCGGCGGCACGGGCCAGCTGCTCGACCGCGGCGGCCGCGTTTCGCGCTTCAAGGAACG